In Desulfotomaculum sp., the genomic window CTTTTACCGACAGGGGTTTGGCCACTAAATGAGCAGCCAGTTCCACATTTTCCCTTACAGTCAGATCCGGTATCAAGTTAAAAAATTGAAATACGAAGCCAACTTCTTCACGCCTGTACCGGGTTAACTGCTTCTCGCCGGCCCGGCTCAAATTCTCCCCGAAAAAGTCAAGACCACCCCAAAATGGGGCGGCTTGCACGAGCCCTATAAGGGCTAATTACTTGCCAGCGCCTAAATGACGCTGGCTTAAACTTCGTTCAAGCCATGTGCACTGATTACTTGGCAGGACCCTTAAAAGGGCTCTCAAGTTCTTTGGTCGAAATTTTATCTATTATCTGATCGTGTTTATCTTGCTCGCGTATATACTTTGCTATCGTTTGTTCATTCAA contains:
- a CDS encoding IS200/IS605 family transposase — encoded protein: LNEQTIAKYIREQDKHDQIIDKISTKELESPFKGPAK